A genome region from Nocardiopsis exhalans includes the following:
- the tnpB gene encoding IS607 family element RNA-guided endonuclease TnpB — translation MKTAIEQHTGQQPKPEKKRDKRGFEPRPGWVVQAFVFALDPAAQTEQRLRSHCGASRAAYNWAISHVLAVWDQRKAEASYGIAEEELTPWRAWSLPSLRKEFNAAKHTDPRFAHWWADNSKEAYNTGLAGAAAAFDAYSKSKRGERAGARMGRPNFKSKHRSRLACRFTTGAIRCEDTRRHVVLPVVGRVRTHESTRKLHRRLANGTARILSATVSHRRGRWQVSFQVEIERAVRAPARPRSVAGVDLGVKALAVVADSDGQVRHVANPRHLNGELQRLRHASRRVSRRQGPDRRTGQAPSQRWVKANIERNRVHHRVANLREDAIHQLTTSLAREYGTVVVEDLNVAGMIKNRRLARHIADAGFGRIRRQLDYKTTWNGGRMIVADRWFASSKTCSGCGAVKTKLGLHVRVFDCDECPLVLDRDVNAARNLAKLAQSMSNTGTGVAGDRGAQAPKPRGADRKTRTTRRGRTTPAGRAGGATPRTRKEAGDRRRGTQLRLW, via the coding sequence ATGAAGACGGCAATCGAACAGCACACCGGGCAGCAGCCGAAGCCGGAGAAGAAGCGGGACAAGCGGGGGTTCGAGCCCCGCCCCGGGTGGGTGGTTCAGGCGTTCGTGTTCGCCTTGGACCCCGCAGCCCAGACCGAGCAACGGTTGCGCTCGCACTGCGGGGCTTCCCGGGCCGCCTACAACTGGGCGATCTCCCACGTACTGGCGGTCTGGGACCAACGCAAGGCCGAAGCCTCCTACGGCATTGCCGAGGAGGAACTCACCCCCTGGCGGGCTTGGTCGCTACCGAGCCTGCGCAAAGAGTTCAACGCCGCCAAACACACCGACCCTCGGTTCGCTCACTGGTGGGCGGACAACTCCAAAGAGGCCTACAACACCGGTCTGGCAGGCGCGGCCGCAGCGTTCGACGCCTACTCCAAGTCCAAACGCGGCGAACGTGCCGGGGCACGCATGGGCCGCCCCAATTTCAAGTCCAAACACCGCTCCCGACTGGCCTGCCGGTTCACCACCGGGGCCATCCGGTGTGAGGACACCCGTCGTCACGTGGTGTTGCCGGTCGTGGGGCGGGTGCGCACCCATGAGTCCACCCGAAAACTCCACCGCCGTCTGGCCAACGGCACAGCCCGAATCCTGTCCGCCACGGTCTCCCATCGACGAGGCCGCTGGCAGGTCTCCTTCCAGGTCGAGATCGAACGCGCTGTACGTGCCCCGGCCCGCCCGCGGTCGGTGGCCGGAGTCGATCTGGGCGTCAAAGCTCTGGCGGTGGTCGCTGACTCCGACGGGCAGGTACGACACGTGGCCAACCCCCGCCACCTGAACGGTGAGCTCCAGCGTCTACGCCACGCGTCCCGGCGGGTGTCACGACGTCAAGGCCCGGACCGGCGCACCGGACAGGCTCCGTCACAGCGGTGGGTCAAGGCCAACATCGAACGCAACCGCGTGCACCACCGGGTGGCGAACCTGCGCGAGGACGCCATCCACCAGCTCACCACCAGCCTGGCCCGCGAATACGGGACGGTCGTGGTGGAGGACCTGAACGTGGCCGGGATGATCAAGAACCGGCGTCTGGCCCGCCACATCGCCGATGCCGGGTTCGGGCGGATCCGCCGCCAGCTGGACTACAAGACCACCTGGAACGGTGGCCGAATGATCGTGGCGGACCGATGGTTCGCCAGCAGCAAGACCTGCTCGGGGTGCGGCGCGGTGAAAACCAAGCTGGGCCTGCACGTCCGGGTGTTCGACTGCGACGAATGTCCCCTGGTGTTGGACCGGGACGTCAACGCCGCACGCAACCTCGCCAAACTGGCGCAGAGCATGAGTAATACCGGTACCGGAGTGGCCGGAGACCGGGGAGCGCAAGCTCCGAAGCCCCGTGGAGCCGACCGTAAGACCCGCACCACCCGCCGGGGTCGCACGACCCCGGCGGGGCGGGCTGGTGGCGCAACACCGCGTACGCGGAAGGAAGCGGGAGACCGTCGTCGAGGCACCCAACTGAGGTTGTGGTGA
- a CDS encoding bifunctional [glutamine synthetase] adenylyltransferase/[glutamine synthetase]-adenylyl-L-tyrosine phosphorylase, translating into MTAGALARRGFSDSTRALRLVAEAGLDARADTDVIGSLAAAADPDQALLGLLRLLEASPEPDEVLVALREDADLRTRLCRILGASTALTDHLVRHPGDWRELRGADASRTPDPEELRRGLMHTVGAHPDEAAPVADLSLGLGSEEAPSAVLRHTLRVAYRRRVLRLAGRDLTGVNTVDEVAAELADLAASTLDAALAVARAEAPEDAALCRLSVIGMGKCGGRELNYVSDVDVVFVAEPALGEDGLPLDEQEAQRAATKLATAMMRILSETDAEGTLWEVDPALRPEGKNGPLVRPLAGHLAYYDRWAKTWEFQALLKARHIAGDVALGREYTEAIAPLVWEASGRKDFVEDVQAMRRRVVAHIPAGEAERELKLGPGGLRDIEFSVQLLQLVHGRSDDRLRSGNTLQALAVLSEYGYVGRKDAAGLADAYRFLRRVEHLLQLERLRRTHLLPDPKTPDGPAQLRQLGRALGLTADPVRELTEARKRVSAEVRRLHEKLFYRPLLNAVAKLPEDEIRLSPSQAVERLSALGFVDPRGALRHLESLTSGLSRRAAIQRTLLPVMLGWFADSPDPDAGLLGFRQVSDSLGTTPWYLRLLRDDVRVAERMAWLLGTSRYVTELLLRAPEAVAMLADDADLKRRETTSLMAEADAALRRYDTPEEAVSAVRALRRRELLRTAAADLLGVSSVEEVGRALTGIAAVTIDAALRAAYTKVVAEAGGEELTRVCVVAMGRFGGGELTYASDADVMYVHDPMPGVDTGAATKQAMAIVRELARLLEMPQAEPPLKVDTDLRPEGKSGPVVRTLDSYAAYYGRWSQVWESQALLRARPIAGDEGLRSAFIALIDPVRYPDGGIEPASVLEIRKLKARMEAERLPRGADPTLHTKLGRGGLSDVEWVAQLVQLRHAHEYPDLRTPQTLSALSVAVAHGLLAADDGVVLEEAWRLASRVRGMVMLVRGRGGDSLPHDLRVRAALAQAMGFGDDSGDGEAEEEGPNQEGPEPEGPAEQLTEAYLRTTRRARAVMERVFYDD; encoded by the coding sequence ATGACAGCAGGCGCGCTCGCCCGGCGCGGTTTCAGCGACAGCACCCGGGCCCTGCGGCTGGTGGCGGAGGCCGGGCTGGACGCCCGGGCCGACACCGACGTGATCGGCTCCCTCGCGGCGGCAGCCGACCCCGACCAGGCCCTGCTGGGTCTGCTCCGGCTGCTGGAGGCTTCGCCCGAACCCGACGAAGTGCTGGTGGCACTACGGGAGGACGCGGACCTGCGGACCCGGCTGTGCCGGATCCTGGGGGCCAGCACGGCCCTGACCGACCACCTGGTGCGGCACCCCGGTGACTGGCGCGAGCTACGCGGGGCCGACGCCTCGCGCACCCCCGACCCCGAGGAGCTGCGCCGGGGGCTGATGCACACCGTGGGCGCACACCCCGACGAGGCCGCACCCGTCGCCGACCTCTCCCTGGGGTTGGGCTCCGAGGAGGCCCCCTCGGCCGTGCTGCGCCACACGCTGCGGGTGGCCTACCGGCGCCGGGTCCTGCGGTTGGCCGGGCGGGACCTGACCGGGGTGAACACCGTCGACGAGGTCGCCGCGGAGCTGGCCGACCTGGCCGCCTCCACCCTGGACGCGGCGCTGGCGGTGGCGCGCGCCGAGGCCCCCGAGGACGCGGCGCTGTGCCGGCTGAGCGTCATCGGCATGGGCAAGTGCGGCGGCCGGGAGCTGAACTACGTCAGCGACGTGGACGTGGTGTTCGTGGCCGAGCCCGCCCTGGGCGAGGACGGCCTCCCCCTGGACGAGCAGGAGGCTCAGCGCGCGGCCACCAAGCTGGCCACCGCGATGATGCGCATCCTCTCGGAGACCGACGCCGAGGGCACCCTGTGGGAGGTGGACCCGGCGCTGCGCCCCGAGGGCAAGAACGGCCCGCTGGTGCGGCCGCTGGCCGGACACCTGGCCTACTACGACCGCTGGGCCAAGACCTGGGAGTTCCAGGCGCTGCTCAAGGCCCGGCACATCGCCGGAGACGTGGCGCTGGGCCGGGAGTACACCGAGGCGATCGCACCGCTGGTGTGGGAGGCCTCCGGGCGCAAGGACTTCGTGGAGGACGTGCAGGCGATGCGCCGCCGGGTGGTGGCGCACATCCCCGCCGGCGAGGCCGAACGCGAACTCAAGCTGGGCCCGGGCGGCCTGCGCGACATCGAGTTCTCCGTGCAGCTGCTCCAGCTGGTGCACGGGCGCTCCGACGACCGGCTGCGGTCCGGCAACACCCTCCAGGCACTGGCCGTGCTGTCGGAGTACGGCTACGTGGGACGTAAGGACGCGGCCGGGCTGGCCGACGCCTACCGGTTCCTGCGCCGGGTGGAACACCTGTTGCAGCTGGAGCGGTTGCGCCGCACCCACCTGCTGCCCGACCCCAAGACCCCGGACGGCCCCGCGCAGCTGCGCCAGCTGGGCCGGGCGCTGGGTTTGACCGCCGATCCGGTGCGCGAGCTGACCGAGGCCCGCAAACGGGTGTCGGCGGAGGTGCGCCGCCTGCACGAGAAGCTCTTCTACCGTCCGCTGCTGAACGCGGTGGCCAAGCTCCCCGAGGACGAGATCCGTCTCTCCCCCAGCCAGGCGGTCGAGCGGCTGAGCGCCCTGGGATTCGTGGATCCGCGCGGGGCACTGCGCCACCTGGAGTCACTGACGTCGGGGCTGTCCCGGCGGGCGGCCATCCAGCGCACGCTGCTGCCGGTGATGCTGGGCTGGTTCGCCGACTCCCCCGACCCGGACGCCGGACTGCTCGGGTTCCGTCAGGTCAGCGACTCCCTGGGCACCACACCCTGGTACCTGCGACTGCTGCGCGACGACGTGCGGGTGGCCGAGCGGATGGCGTGGCTGCTGGGCACCAGCCGCTACGTGACCGAACTGCTGCTGCGGGCGCCCGAGGCGGTCGCGATGCTGGCCGACGACGCCGATCTCAAGCGCCGGGAGACCACGTCGCTGATGGCCGAGGCGGACGCCGCCCTGCGCCGCTACGACACCCCGGAGGAGGCGGTGTCGGCGGTGCGCGCCCTGCGCCGCCGTGAGCTGCTGCGCACGGCCGCCGCCGACCTGCTGGGGGTGTCCTCGGTGGAGGAGGTCGGCCGGGCCCTGACCGGCATCGCCGCGGTGACCATCGACGCCGCCCTGCGCGCCGCCTACACCAAGGTGGTGGCCGAGGCGGGCGGCGAGGAGCTCACCCGGGTGTGCGTGGTGGCCATGGGCCGGTTCGGCGGCGGTGAGCTCACCTACGCCAGCGACGCGGACGTCATGTACGTGCACGACCCGATGCCGGGCGTGGACACGGGCGCGGCGACCAAGCAGGCCATGGCGATCGTGCGGGAACTGGCCCGGCTGCTGGAGATGCCGCAGGCCGAGCCGCCGCTGAAGGTGGACACGGACCTGCGGCCGGAGGGCAAGAGCGGGCCGGTGGTGCGCACCCTGGACTCCTACGCCGCCTACTACGGCCGCTGGTCCCAGGTGTGGGAGAGCCAGGCCCTGCTACGGGCCCGGCCGATCGCCGGTGACGAAGGGCTGAGGTCGGCGTTCATCGCGCTGATCGACCCCGTCCGCTACCCGGACGGGGGCATCGAACCCGCCTCCGTACTGGAGATCCGCAAGCTCAAGGCGCGGATGGAGGCCGAGCGGCTGCCGCGCGGCGCCGATCCCACCCTGCACACGAAACTGGGCCGGGGCGGGCTGTCGGACGTGGAGTGGGTGGCGCAGCTGGTGCAGTTGCGCCACGCCCACGAGTACCCGGACCTGCGCACCCCGCAGACACTGTCCGCGCTGTCGGTGGCGGTGGCCCACGGGCTGCTGGCCGCCGACGACGGTGTGGTGCTGGAGGAGGCCTGGCGACTGGCGTCGCGGGTGCGCGGGATGGTCATGCTGGTGCGCGGCCGGGGCGGTGACTCGCTCCCGCACGACCTTCGGGTGCGCGCGGCGCTCGCCCAGGCCATGGGCTTCGGCGACGACAGCGGTGACGGGGAGGCCGAGGAGGAGGGCCCGAACCAGGAAGGTCCGGAGCCGGAGGGCCCCGCGGAGCAGCTGACCGAGGCCTACCTGCGAACCACCCGGCGGGCGCGGGCGGTCATGGAGCGGGTCTTCTACGACGACTGA